GACGAGTAATCCAGGTAATCAATTCGATTTTGTGTTGGAAGTGAGTATGTTTCACCTACCAGATAGGTGGTTCGATGTTAAAAAGAGAGCATCTTATGTAGTAAGTAATCTAAATGATTGTATAAATGAGTGGGTACTAAAAAGAGTAAATATTTTGGGCAATCTAGTTCAATACCAGCCAACTCTTTGGAGTTATATTTGCTATAGTATAAGGAATAACCACATTTCTGATAAATTTAATTCAATTTGCGATTGTTAATAAGCAAATTTATTGATGATGTAAGTAGATTCATTAGAAAGTAATTCTACCAGCTGTTACTTTTGCTTGTTACAGGAAGATTTATTGTGTTTCCTTTATGATTTAATTTTTTCTAATTTATTTGCCGCTGGCGCCGAGTTGCACTCGGTGACCACGCAACCTTGATAATCCTACCTTAAAGTAAACAATTTAGTCACTATCCTCCCCATCTTACCACCTAAATCAACCGCCAGTATCTCCTTCTCCTCAACAACATCCAATTCGAATGGCGGCTCAGTAAGAACCACACCGCTATTCCTCTTCAATCGCGTTCCTTGACCTGAGATGATGTCTAGATTCGGGACGAATTCACCATTAGGTAAATGTTCAGTCAGTATAAGATACTTGTAGGTTTTGAGTTTAGCTACAATGGCTGAGATCTCAGCATTCGATAAATGCTGCAGGACTTGGCGTAAGAATACGCAATCGGCTGGGGGAAGGGGAACTGTTGCGATATCGAGGCACTTAAATTGTAACTTGGGGTGGTGAAAGTTGGATCTGTTATGATTAATCAAATCTTGAACAATATCAACCGCTGTATAACTGAAAACCTGATCAAGAAAATGTCTGCCCACATTGAAATCGCCGCAACCCAAATCGCAAACGGACAATTTGTTTTCAAAAGAATTCAAAAATTCTTTAACCACTTGGATATACGGCGCAATTATTTCATGATCGTGAGAACCTTCTCCAGAATAGAATGCGTCACCGTTCTTACCCCATAGACCTAATTTATAGATCTGGTCCATTGCGGCTTTGGTGGGCCATGGTTTTTTGGTTTTCATGATCTTACATTGAAAAGTTGAAGTTAATTTTACAAGTCGGTTCGAACAGATTAAATTAAATTTGAATAAACGACTCTCCCATGAAAATTTCAAAAATCAGAAAAAAACTTCGTGATTATGTAGAAATAGGGGATGAAGAATTTTTGAATGTAT
This genomic interval from Nonlabens spongiae contains the following:
- a CDS encoding class I SAM-dependent methyltransferase, encoding MKTKKPWPTKAAMDQIYKLGLWGKNGDAFYSGEGSHDHEIIAPYIQVVKEFLNSFENKLSVCDLGCGDFNVGRHFLDQVFSYTAVDIVQDLINHNRSNFHHPKLQFKCLDIATVPLPPADCVFLRQVLQHLSNAEISAIVAKLKTYKYLILTEHLPNGEFVPNLDIISGQGTRLKRNSGVVLTEPPFELDVVEEKEILAVDLGGKMGRIVTKLFTLR